Proteins from a single region of Oncorhynchus nerka isolate Pitt River linkage group LG18, Oner_Uvic_2.0, whole genome shotgun sequence:
- the LOC135561988 gene encoding G-protein coupled receptor 35-like: protein MNTSVVNDSSPSSTLDNLNNYMDQTKYLFTIAYLLNLILGLPTNVYVLWLIVTGAVATMASDFFSLNLTVSEIIYCLFNLLALLDYYLLNGLFLPARAFSMGLLTVSRPLFQCCICVERYLAVVHPVTFLKYKPLRYRVGCCGVVWLVVLGFCVAALFMSFSTTFYYFYLAQYLVVFSIELFCCLAVLRALRRPGPGEGEREGEGMNNMKRKAFWIILVILVSVVVSVLPIMVTVSFQGYLNFNDFYFALSISFSLIIISGFVQPLLYLHRAGKLACIRGP, encoded by the coding sequence ATGAACACCTCTGTGGTGAAcgactcctctccctcctctaccctggaCAACCTAAACAACTACATGGACCAGACCAAATATCTCTTCACCATCGCCTACCTACTCAACCTCATCCTGGGTCTCCCCACCAATGTCTACGTCCTGTGGCTGATAGTGACCGGAGCTGTAGCGACGATGGCTTCAGACTTCTTCTCTCTCAATCTGACCGTGTCTGAGATCATCTACTGTCTATTCAATCTCTTGGCTTTGCTGGACTACTATCTGTTGAATGGCTTGTTCCTGCCTGCCAGGGCTTTCTCTATGGGTTTACTTACTGTCAGTCGTCCTCTGTTCCAGTGCTGTATCTGTGTGGAGCGCTACCTGGCGGTGGTCCACCCTGTAACCTTCCTGAAGTACAAACCCCTGAGGTACAGGGtggggtgttgtggtgttgtctggCTGGTGGTTCTTGGGTTCTGTGTTGCTGCGTTGTTCATGTCTTTCTCAACCACCTTCTATTACTTTTACTTGGCTCAGTATCTGGTTGTGTTTTCCATTGAGTTGTTCTGCTGCCTGGCTGTTCTCAGAGCTCTGAGACGTCCCGGGccgggggaaggagagagagagggggaagggatgaACAACATGAAGAGAAAGGCTTTCTGGATCATTCTGGTAATTCTAGTGTCTGTGGTCGTGAGTGTTCTTCCTATCATGGTCACTGTGTCTTTCCAAGGGTACCTGAACTTCAACGACTTCTACtttgctctctccatctctttctccctcataaTCATCTCTGGGTTTGTTcagcccctcctctacctccacagaGCTGGGAAACTGGCCTGTATCAGGGGACCCTGA